The following proteins come from a genomic window of Candidatus Protochlamydia phocaeensis:
- a CDS encoding acyltransferase family protein produces the protein MQPKDENIETLRGLAILLVVIGHAIGGSREYGLKISDDSYYHFAYFSLQYLRLPLFTTISGFVYALKPVRQGELYKFIVGKGRRILVPFFCVGTLQFIIASIVPYVHHPTSLSSLWLIYFYPYAQFWFLQALMLMLIAIGCVENRIPLHSFFLWALCFVAVLLANSFPLNVELFSFTKFLYLFPFFLLGIGLKRFAPIFFQRRLIFPLFLIFLLSFTFQQLTWFKVVDFQYFISWRLNLIEGFSGMICLFYIKGQLKLKWLAYIGNFAYSIFLFHTFFTSGSRIILQQMGIADHFSLFSISVLLGILLPILAEKLLSKNSYARFFFLGQKFGWQRETDAARHSMPNVLQNF, from the coding sequence ATGCAACCAAAAGATGAAAATATTGAAACCTTGCGAGGACTAGCAATCCTCTTAGTTGTGATAGGTCACGCCATTGGAGGCTCTCGAGAATATGGATTGAAGATCTCTGATGACTCCTATTATCACTTCGCCTATTTTTCCCTGCAATATTTGCGCCTGCCCCTTTTTACAACCATTTCAGGATTCGTTTATGCACTTAAACCAGTGCGACAAGGGGAGTTATACAAGTTTATTGTTGGCAAGGGGCGCCGCATCTTAGTGCCCTTCTTTTGTGTGGGAACGTTACAATTTATCATCGCCAGCATCGTGCCTTACGTCCATCATCCAACCAGCCTCAGCAGTCTTTGGTTGATATATTTCTATCCTTATGCGCAGTTTTGGTTTTTACAGGCTCTTATGCTAATGCTAATAGCAATTGGTTGCGTAGAAAATAGGATCCCTTTGCACTCATTTTTTCTATGGGCGCTTTGCTTTGTAGCAGTGCTTTTAGCCAATTCATTTCCGCTGAATGTGGAACTTTTTAGCTTCACTAAGTTTCTCTATCTCTTTCCATTTTTTTTGCTTGGCATAGGTTTAAAGAGATTTGCCCCTATTTTTTTTCAGCGGCGGCTCATCTTTCCACTCTTTCTCATCTTTTTGCTGAGCTTTACATTTCAGCAGTTGACATGGTTTAAAGTAGTTGATTTTCAATATTTTATTTCCTGGCGTTTAAATCTCATCGAAGGCTTTTCAGGAATGATATGTCTCTTTTACATCAAAGGCCAACTCAAGCTCAAATGGCTCGCTTACATTGGAAACTTTGCCTATTCCATTTTCTTATTTCACACTTTTTTCACCTCCGGAAGCCGTATCATTTTGCAGCAAATGGGGATTGCGGACCATTTTTCACTTTTCTCGATTTCAGTGCTGCTAGGCATTCTGCTGCCCATCTTAGCAGAGAAACTGCTAAGCAAAAATTCCTATGCACGATTTTTTTTCTTGGGCCAAAAGTTTGGTTGGCAACGCGAAACAGATGCTGCTAGGCATTCAATGCCAAATGTGCT
- a CDS encoding cupin domain-containing protein — MKKVLAILMCSRFFQIQALEYEQQFENDQICIGKATIAPHEEIGLHRDMHPQVVIALKGGTITRLEADGRTTDVKFPTGKAIFRKADPENEQHRSVNNSSEPVELIIIQLKNSQSVNQKVDEESHDIAIDIKINCPMSTELKDFVKSIPPAGNYSSSFEEWKSSFVNNMTNLIRLVESEKISNSFWSVKTDDRLSQEVKDK; from the coding sequence ATGAAAAAGGTATTAGCCATATTAATGTGTTCACGATTCTTCCAAATTCAAGCTTTAGAATACGAGCAACAATTTGAAAATGATCAAATTTGCATAGGCAAAGCAACAATAGCACCTCATGAAGAAATTGGTCTTCATCGTGATATGCATCCACAAGTAGTTATTGCCTTAAAAGGAGGAACGATTACTCGTCTTGAGGCAGATGGGCGAACAACAGACGTAAAATTCCCAACAGGTAAAGCTATTTTTAGAAAAGCTGACCCAGAAAATGAACAGCATCGTAGCGTAAATAATTCTTCTGAACCAGTGGAACTTATTATTATTCAACTCAAAAATAGCCAATCTGTCAACCAAAAGGTAGATGAAGAATCACATGACATTGCAATAGACATAAAAATTAATTGCCCAATGAGTACAGAGTTAAAAGACTTTGTAAAATCAATTCCTCCTGCAGGCAACTATTCTTCAAGCTTCGAGGAATGGAAATCTTCTTTTGTTAACAATATGACAAACTTGATTCGATTAGTAGAAAGTGAAAAAATATCTAATTCATTTTGGTCTGTTAAAACTGATGATCGCTTGTCACAAGAAGTTAAGGATAAATAA
- a CDS encoding PDDEXK nuclease domain-containing protein, with amino-acid sequence MSSANLTSINPDKYIDFLDQIKSDIQQTQLRTAVSITNELTQLYWRIGTALSKKVSEEKWGSKIIEKFANDISSLIPNSSGFSHRNLKFMRQFAESYPDGIRETAVSQIPWGHNIVLLQKLNNTKERLWYAEQTIVNGWSRNMLVNWIESGLYNRQGKAINNFKRTLPEIQSDLAEQTLKDPYNFSFLSLDTKYREQELEQGLIDHIQKFLMELGQGFAFIGRQYSLEVAGREYAIDLLFYHLKLRCYVVVELKATDFDPRDAGQMSFYLSAVDDLLRHPEDRPTIGMILCKTKDKIVVEYALRDNYKPIGVASYETKIMESLPDNLKGSLPTVEDIEAEFSPNELEQ; translated from the coding sequence ATGAGCTCAGCAAACTTGACATCAATTAATCCTGATAAATATATCGATTTTTTGGATCAAATTAAGTCTGATATCCAGCAAACCCAGCTTAGGACTGCTGTGTCCATTACCAATGAACTTACCCAGCTTTATTGGCGTATCGGTACTGCTCTTTCAAAAAAAGTATCAGAGGAAAAGTGGGGAAGCAAGATAATTGAAAAATTTGCTAATGATATAAGTTCTTTAATTCCTAATTCTTCCGGATTTTCTCATAGAAATTTAAAATTTATGCGTCAGTTTGCTGAAAGTTATCCTGATGGTATTAGGGAAACAGCTGTTTCCCAAATTCCATGGGGACATAATATTGTATTACTTCAGAAGCTTAATAATACAAAAGAGCGGTTGTGGTACGCGGAACAGACGATCGTAAATGGTTGGAGTCGCAATATGCTCGTCAATTGGATTGAATCTGGTCTCTACAACCGCCAAGGAAAAGCAATCAATAATTTTAAAAGGACTCTCCCTGAAATTCAGTCTGATTTAGCAGAACAAACCCTTAAAGACCCTTATAATTTTTCATTCCTTTCCTTAGATACAAAATATCGAGAACAAGAATTAGAACAAGGGTTAATTGATCATATTCAAAAATTCTTAATGGAATTAGGACAAGGATTTGCCTTTATTGGACGGCAATATAGCTTAGAAGTTGCGGGTAGGGAATACGCAATTGATCTTTTATTTTATCATTTGAAGCTGCGGTGTTATGTTGTTGTAGAACTCAAAGCAACCGATTTTGATCCAAGAGATGCTGGACAAATGAGCTTCTATCTTTCTGCTGTTGATGATCTGCTCCGCCACCCAGAAGATCGCCCAACAATTGGAATGATTTTATGTAAAACTAAGGATAAAATCGTTGTAGAGTATGCTCTTCGAGATAACTACAAGCCAATTGGAGTAGCAAGTTATGAAACCAAAATCATGGAATCTTTACCTGATAACTTAAAAGGTAGCCTACCAACAGTTGAAGACATTGAAGCAGAGTTCTCGCCTAATGAATTAGAACAATAG
- a CDS encoding septation protein SpoVG family protein codes for MSITKVELLPIKPQNGLIAFASVEIDNQFYISSIGVHKRRDGTGYRITYPTRKVGEQNVAIFHPTTLSLSKEIEKAICHKAEEVMGL; via the coding sequence ATGAGCATTACAAAAGTGGAGCTTCTCCCGATTAAGCCACAAAATGGCTTGATTGCCTTTGCCTCTGTGGAGATAGACAACCAATTCTATATCAGCTCAATTGGCGTCCATAAAAGACGCGATGGAACAGGCTATCGCATTACTTACCCAACAAGAAAAGTGGGAGAGCAAAATGTGGCCATTTTTCATCCAACCACTCTTTCTCTTAGCAAGGAGATTGAGAAAGCTATTTGCCATAAAGCCGAGGAGGTCATGGGTCTATGA
- a CDS encoding DUF927 domain-containing protein, translating to MSDELSYPLADGFEINQAGVWFSKGNAKIFVCSPLYVLAYARDERNENYAKLLKFSDPDGKSHHWLMPQELLAADGSEIRKMLLSKGLKLGEDRQAKEFLTRYLLSCNPTERVRTIDRTGWHGQSYVLPEGPIGKQMGEKVLFLGPSIGQPIFHSIGTLEDWQKRIAAHCIGNSRLIFSLSAAFAGPLLGICHEENGGFHLRGASSTGKTTSLYIAASLFGGKDYIQRWRATANGLEATAKMYNDLLLPLDEMGEINPKDAGEVAYMLGNGTGKARADRGGGAKDKAKFRCLFLSTGEVSLAQHMLEDGKRAKAGQETRIADIPADVGSFGVFETLHNFFDGATFANAMMEAARECHGVAGREYIMHLSDDFELVKTAVDATIDGFIDTYVPKGSCGQVKRVGRRFGLVAAGGELATYFGITKWENGTAVKAVGQCFTDWLENRGDDQNLEERKMLSKIQLFFEMHGDSRFSSWYGEPDSKTYNRAGFKKVEGDRMEYYVLEEVFKNEICQGLDWKQAAKLLIRKGYLKPSTDGKSTRTESPPGVGRIRCYRFEKIPVGKEEVI from the coding sequence ATGAGTGATGAACTCTCTTATCCTCTTGCTGATGGCTTTGAAATTAATCAAGCAGGCGTCTGGTTTTCCAAGGGCAATGCAAAGATTTTTGTATGCTCCCCTCTTTATGTGCTCGCTTATGCAAGAGATGAGCGCAATGAAAATTATGCTAAGCTATTAAAATTCTCTGATCCAGATGGCAAGTCACATCATTGGCTGATGCCGCAAGAGCTTTTAGCAGCCGATGGCAGTGAAATTCGGAAAATGCTTCTTTCTAAAGGGCTCAAGCTTGGAGAAGATCGCCAAGCAAAAGAATTTCTTACCCGTTATCTTTTATCCTGCAATCCTACTGAACGAGTAAGAACCATTGATCGCACCGGCTGGCATGGACAATCTTACGTTTTGCCAGAAGGTCCAATAGGAAAACAGATGGGAGAAAAAGTGCTGTTTTTAGGACCCTCCATTGGACAGCCGATCTTTCATTCTATCGGAACACTAGAAGATTGGCAAAAACGAATAGCAGCTCATTGTATTGGCAATTCTCGCTTGATCTTTTCGCTAAGTGCCGCTTTTGCGGGTCCGCTCCTTGGTATTTGCCACGAAGAAAATGGCGGCTTTCATTTAAGAGGAGCAAGCAGCACGGGTAAAACAACCTCTCTTTATATCGCCGCTTCTTTATTTGGTGGAAAAGATTATATCCAAAGATGGCGAGCAACAGCCAATGGCTTAGAGGCGACGGCAAAAATGTATAATGACCTCCTCTTGCCACTCGATGAAATGGGTGAAATTAACCCCAAAGATGCCGGCGAGGTTGCTTACATGCTTGGTAATGGAACGGGTAAAGCGCGGGCAGATAGAGGTGGAGGTGCCAAAGATAAAGCTAAGTTTCGCTGCCTCTTTCTCTCTACTGGTGAAGTAAGCCTAGCTCAACATATGCTTGAAGATGGCAAGCGAGCCAAAGCTGGACAAGAGACGCGTATCGCTGACATTCCAGCTGATGTTGGATCTTTTGGGGTATTTGAAACTCTTCATAATTTTTTTGATGGTGCTACATTTGCTAATGCAATGATGGAAGCTGCAAGAGAATGCCACGGAGTTGCTGGCCGCGAATATATCATGCATCTATCCGATGACTTTGAACTCGTTAAAACAGCTGTTGATGCCACAATTGACGGCTTTATAGACACCTATGTCCCAAAAGGCTCTTGTGGTCAAGTCAAACGCGTGGGTCGTCGCTTTGGCCTGGTCGCTGCAGGCGGCGAGCTTGCCACCTATTTTGGTATTACCAAATGGGAAAATGGTACGGCCGTTAAAGCTGTCGGGCAATGTTTTACTGATTGGCTTGAAAACCGAGGAGATGACCAGAATTTAGAAGAAAGAAAAATGCTCTCAAAGATTCAGCTTTTTTTTGAAATGCATGGAGACAGCCGCTTCTCTTCTTGGTATGGAGAGCCAGATAGTAAGACCTACAACCGAGCAGGGTTCAAAAAAGTAGAAGGTGATCGAATGGAATATTATGTCCTAGAAGAGGTGTTTAAAAATGAAATTTGCCAAGGGCTAGATTGGAAGCAAGCGGCTAAACTTCTTATTAGAAAAGGCTACCTCAAACCATCGACCGACGGCAAATCGACACGCACGGAAAGCCCACCAGGCGTTGGACGAATCAGATGTTATCGCTTTGAAAAGATCCCAGTTGGCAAAGAAGAAGTCATCTAA
- a CDS encoding recombinase family protein: MKAILLARVSSKEQEEGQSIPAQERRLREYAERKSLTIDEVFKITESSTKDTRKEFEKIIERIRKSREPLALVADTIDRVQRSFKESVILEDLRKEGKVEIHFIREGLILNLKSNSADILRWDMGVMFARSYVLQLSDNVKRSKEQAVKSGTWIGLAPLGYIHTINNSGEKTIIPDPERASFVRQLFEWYATGNYSLLKLKEKAEELGLRTRKGQKIAKSQIDQILKNPFYCGKMRTKYGLTEHHYLPLISPALYQQVQDVAAGYHKKPHKKITEFFILRGLITCAHCGCLATPERHKGRYIYYSCTNAKGLCQKVYVREELLVESLANYFDHMTLNDEQIDDVTAYLKKIHESESLFHTESLTALRKEQDRIQKRLSQMYDDKLDGLIDEKMYLEKLGDYKARQTEILEQMTRHEQADQNFYIHANMVMNLAARAREIFESSEVEEKRQLLNFVFQNLKLDGKKLLIQTCEPFTTLVDYKRRPKEWGNLDLNQGPAGYE, from the coding sequence ATGAAAGCAATCTTGCTGGCTCGCGTCTCAAGCAAAGAGCAAGAAGAAGGACAATCCATTCCTGCTCAAGAAAGACGCCTACGTGAATATGCAGAAAGAAAGAGCCTTACTATTGATGAAGTCTTTAAGATTACCGAATCTTCGACAAAAGATACCCGCAAAGAATTTGAAAAAATCATTGAACGCATACGCAAGTCACGCGAACCTCTGGCATTAGTTGCTGATACGATTGATCGCGTACAGCGCAGCTTCAAAGAATCGGTTATCCTTGAAGACTTGCGAAAAGAAGGTAAAGTTGAAATCCATTTTATACGAGAAGGGCTAATTCTTAACTTAAAGTCCAATTCTGCTGATATTCTTCGCTGGGACATGGGAGTCATGTTTGCTCGCAGCTACGTCCTTCAGCTGAGCGATAACGTCAAGCGAAGTAAAGAACAAGCAGTTAAAAGCGGAACGTGGATTGGCCTGGCTCCCCTTGGCTATATCCATACGATAAATAACTCCGGCGAAAAAACCATTATTCCCGATCCAGAACGGGCTTCTTTTGTGAGGCAGCTATTTGAATGGTATGCGACGGGAAACTATTCCCTTTTAAAGCTGAAAGAGAAAGCAGAAGAGCTTGGATTGAGAACTAGAAAAGGGCAAAAGATTGCCAAATCTCAAATTGATCAAATTCTCAAAAATCCCTTCTATTGCGGGAAGATGAGAACCAAATATGGGTTAACAGAACATCATTACTTACCCCTTATCTCCCCTGCCCTTTATCAACAAGTTCAAGACGTAGCAGCCGGCTATCATAAAAAGCCTCATAAGAAAATTACGGAGTTCTTCATTCTTCGAGGATTAATCACTTGCGCACATTGCGGGTGTCTGGCAACGCCTGAAAGGCATAAAGGACGCTATATTTACTATAGCTGCACAAATGCAAAAGGGTTGTGCCAAAAGGTTTATGTAAGAGAGGAACTCTTAGTTGAGTCATTGGCCAATTACTTCGACCACATGACGCTAAATGACGAGCAAATCGACGACGTCACAGCGTATCTCAAGAAAATTCATGAGTCCGAAAGCTTATTTCATACGGAAAGCTTAACAGCTCTTCGAAAAGAGCAAGACCGCATTCAAAAGAGATTAAGCCAAATGTATGATGACAAACTCGATGGCCTCATTGACGAAAAAATGTATCTTGAGAAGTTAGGGGACTATAAAGCTAGACAGACGGAAATTCTTGAACAAATGACGCGCCATGAACAAGCTGATCAAAATTTTTATATCCATGCCAATATGGTCATGAATTTAGCAGCTCGTGCAAGGGAAATCTTTGAAAGTTCTGAAGTAGAAGAAAAAAGGCAACTTTTGAATTTTGTATTTCAGAACTTAAAATTGGACGGCAAAAAGTTACTTATACAGACATGTGAACCATTTACTACTCTAGTGGACTATAAGAGGCGTCCAAAAGAATGGGGCAACTTGGATTTGAACCAAGGACCAGCGGGTTATGAGTGA
- a CDS encoding DUF4116 domain-containing protein: MSFSYTSDLHSLMSTSSGRYEYSQWKKKAIQEVSSNPDALKYESEWWHRDAEIVRAAIIADPFALRYAPFFQNDKDIVRLAVKINGLARVWADKDLQNDPEIKEIAENNLPITLPSRRIRKYFRSPHLRDMHIYYTNYNQCKLLKNVCNLNEARLVDKANDSNSFFIRDSSVTLFEGKRLIPYSFKSSTYHDLLKASLPESANHFLLNSKSLCGKGFQQCNVDQAMINAIDFDIPFKRGKTCIEGGNCFLFNDIDGRKAVLGEISLFLSMIALEEQGYFDDKITEISLEPSPDALRIARNRNISLTKNQDNKIELNQVFTDPVTKEDEKAYYSEAKIIEAKLALTKICIAEELEIPLSKIVFLPQGSFHLDMELFITPHGEVILHDDGKVIDFLNEDQFSEIQDKDIQDLLIKYKINAENKSRILTIFFKKREVVLNSAQIRYRYIPAVFESPESNSALNYCNGIFSLIGSKVTVRFSDDNICEGVVKEDGYNYITTGPSTDVEKAFHLKFIKLFQQIFPEYRIKGIPDLSKFVASTHGGIHCLTFENYLVTDLTNAFG; this comes from the coding sequence ATGAGTTTTTCCTATACATCAGACTTACACTCGCTAATGAGTACTTCTTCAGGTCGGTACGAATATAGTCAATGGAAAAAGAAAGCGATTCAAGAAGTATCAAGCAATCCTGATGCACTCAAATATGAATCTGAATGGTGGCATCGTGATGCTGAAATTGTACGTGCTGCTATAATCGCAGATCCTTTTGCTCTCCGCTATGCCCCATTCTTTCAGAACGATAAAGACATTGTACGTTTAGCAGTAAAAATTAACGGATTGGCTCGTGTGTGGGCAGATAAAGACCTTCAAAATGACCCTGAGATTAAGGAAATTGCTGAAAATAATTTACCAATAACGCTTCCCTCCAGACGAATAAGAAAATATTTCAGAAGCCCGCACTTACGAGACATGCACATTTATTATACCAATTATAATCAATGTAAATTGCTCAAGAATGTTTGTAATCTTAATGAAGCTCGATTGGTTGATAAGGCTAATGACTCAAACTCATTTTTTATTAGAGACTCAAGTGTAACACTTTTTGAAGGCAAACGGTTAATTCCATATTCTTTTAAGAGCTCAACCTATCATGATTTATTGAAAGCAAGCCTTCCTGAATCGGCTAATCATTTTCTACTGAATTCAAAAAGTTTGTGTGGCAAGGGATTTCAGCAATGCAATGTGGACCAAGCAATGATAAATGCTATTGATTTTGACATTCCTTTTAAAAGAGGAAAGACCTGCATTGAAGGAGGAAATTGTTTTCTTTTTAATGATATTGATGGACGGAAAGCAGTTCTTGGGGAAATCAGTCTATTTTTGAGTATGATTGCCCTTGAAGAACAAGGGTATTTTGATGATAAGATTACTGAGATTAGTTTGGAGCCTTCCCCTGATGCGTTGAGAATCGCACGAAATCGGAATATTTCTTTAACAAAAAATCAGGATAACAAAATCGAATTAAATCAAGTATTTACAGATCCTGTCACTAAAGAAGATGAAAAAGCATATTATTCAGAAGCAAAGATTATTGAAGCTAAGCTAGCACTTACGAAAATTTGTATTGCAGAAGAGTTGGAAATTCCACTTAGCAAGATTGTCTTTCTTCCTCAAGGAAGTTTTCACCTTGATATGGAATTGTTTATAACACCACATGGTGAAGTCATATTGCACGATGATGGAAAAGTTATAGATTTTTTAAATGAAGATCAGTTTTCTGAAATTCAAGACAAAGATATACAAGATCTTCTTATAAAATATAAAATCAATGCAGAGAATAAATCTAGAATTTTAACAATATTTTTTAAAAAGAGAGAAGTAGTTTTAAACTCTGCTCAAATAAGATACAGATATATTCCAGCAGTTTTTGAGTCACCTGAATCTAATAGTGCCTTAAACTACTGCAATGGTATTTTCTCTTTAATAGGATCTAAGGTTACGGTGAGATTCTCGGATGATAATATATGTGAGGGGGTTGTAAAAGAAGACGGGTATAACTATATCACTACAGGCCCCTCCACTGATGTTGAAAAAGCATTTCATCTCAAGTTTATTAAGTTGTTTCAGCAGATATTTCCAGAATACAGAATTAAAGGTATTCCTGATTTATCAAAATTTGTTGCAAGTACTCATGGTGGTATTCACTGCCTTACATTTGAGAATTATTTAGTTACGGATTTAACAAATGCTTTTGGTTGA
- a CDS encoding PDDEXK nuclease domain-containing protein — MKTRIRESQVKAAMAVNHELIKLHWWIGSEIVRRQEVEGWKSQVIDRLCKDIQSDFPGLKGFSRSNVFNMRLFYTSYARVQQAVGFSEVPPDYCLNIPWGHNVVLLSKVKDLIEREWYARRAIEHGCSRSVLEMWIETGLFHRQGKAPNNFHKALPSPHSDLAHQTIKDPYCFDFLTLIDEAREKEIEDSLMDHLQKFLLELGSGFAFVGRQVPLRVGNEDYYLDLLFYHIKLRCYFLIELKAVKFKPDFAGQINFYLAAIDDKMRQPGDNPTIGLILCKGKDNLIVEYALRNNTSPISVANFETQLAKALPENLKGTLPTVEEIEAELERSLHVAEIEEPK; from the coding sequence ATAAAAACGCGCATTCGAGAGTCGCAGGTCAAAGCCGCTATGGCGGTTAACCACGAATTAATCAAGCTGCATTGGTGGATCGGGTCAGAAATCGTACGCCGTCAAGAAGTTGAGGGTTGGAAATCCCAGGTAATTGATAGACTTTGTAAAGACATTCAATCTGATTTTCCAGGGCTAAAGGGTTTTTCACGGTCTAATGTCTTCAATATGCGCCTATTTTATACAAGTTACGCAAGAGTCCAACAGGCTGTTGGATTCTCGGAAGTTCCTCCAGATTATTGCCTTAATATTCCATGGGGACATAACGTTGTCCTCCTAAGCAAAGTAAAGGATTTAATTGAAAGAGAATGGTATGCCCGCAGAGCGATCGAACACGGTTGCAGCCGATCTGTTCTTGAAATGTGGATCGAAACAGGACTTTTTCACCGTCAAGGAAAAGCTCCTAACAATTTTCATAAAGCCCTCCCTTCTCCTCATTCCGATCTTGCTCATCAAACAATTAAAGACCCTTACTGTTTCGATTTCCTGACACTCATTGATGAAGCCAGGGAAAAAGAAATTGAAGACAGTCTTATGGATCATCTGCAAAAATTTCTATTAGAGTTAGGAAGTGGATTTGCTTTTGTGGGCAGACAAGTCCCTTTACGCGTCGGGAATGAAGATTACTATTTAGATCTTCTATTTTATCACATCAAACTTCGCTGCTATTTCTTAATCGAACTGAAGGCTGTCAAGTTCAAGCCAGACTTTGCTGGGCAGATCAACTTCTATCTTGCTGCCATCGACGATAAAATGAGACAGCCAGGGGATAATCCGACAATTGGTCTTATTCTTTGCAAAGGCAAGGACAACCTCATCGTTGAATATGCTTTGAGAAACAATACGTCTCCGATTAGCGTCGCAAATTTTGAAACTCAACTGGCAAAGGCTCTCCCAGAAAATCTCAAAGGCACTTTACCTACCGTAGAAGAAATTGAAGCTGAGTTGGAACGATCTCTCCATGTCGCAGAGATAGAGGAGCCAAAATAG
- a CDS encoding type II toxin-antitoxin system HicB family antitoxin encodes MMKYKGFFGRVEYDDDEKIFHGEVLGIKDAMNFQGKTVEELEQSFKASIDVYLDLCEQRGEKPEKTFSGTFNLRIDPDLHAKLSIKAKAVGMSLNSYIAEKLK; translated from the coding sequence ATGATGAAATATAAAGGATTTTTTGGACGCGTCGAATACGATGATGATGAAAAAATTTTTCATGGAGAAGTCCTAGGGATTAAAGATGCGATGAATTTCCAGGGTAAAACAGTTGAAGAGCTTGAACAGTCATTCAAAGCTTCGATAGATGTTTATCTTGACCTTTGTGAACAACGAGGGGAAAAACCTGAAAAAACTTTCTCAGGCACTTTTAACCTCAGAATTGACCCCGATTTGCATGCAAAATTATCTATTAAAGCCAAAGCAGTTGGTATGAGCTTAAATTCATACATTGCGGAGAAATTAAAATAG
- a CDS encoding site-specific integrase, producing the protein MWNTPAESGQKRTPSTINRYTASLSALFSYAVRQLRWIDESPCVHLLKLKENPGRDRVLSESEIEKLLAACRESRSPYLYCIVLISLSTGARQGEILNLEWKDVDFDNRLAYRKETKNGRPRSISLTGPVLTELKGLYELRHPLKPLVFTIKIAFGRVDIKKVWQAALRVAGIKNCRAHDMRHTFATLAAAQGGSNMELATAMGHRTLQMLQRYTHLDVQMTKKFSLGISEKILREKVVHE; encoded by the coding sequence TTGTGGAATACGCCTGCAGAATCGGGTCAGAAACGCACGCCCTCCACAATAAATCGATATACAGCTTCTTTATCAGCCTTGTTCTCTTATGCTGTGCGTCAATTACGCTGGATCGACGAAAGCCCTTGCGTCCATTTACTCAAACTCAAAGAAAACCCGGGTCGTGATCGGGTTCTATCCGAATCCGAAATTGAAAAGCTTCTTGCGGCTTGTCGAGAAAGTCGTTCACCATATCTCTATTGCATCGTTCTGATCTCTCTCTCCACAGGAGCTAGGCAAGGAGAAATCCTAAACCTAGAATGGAAAGACGTTGACTTCGACAATCGCTTGGCTTACCGCAAGGAAACAAAAAATGGACGCCCTCGCAGCATCTCACTCACCGGGCCAGTCCTTACCGAACTCAAGGGACTATACGAACTTCGTCATCCATTGAAACCCCTTGTCTTTACAATTAAAATAGCTTTTGGACGGGTTGATATCAAAAAAGTCTGGCAAGCTGCGCTTCGCGTAGCTGGCATCAAAAACTGTCGTGCCCATGATATGCGACATACTTTTGCGACGCTTGCAGCCGCACAAGGCGGTTCCAATATGGAACTCGCTACAGCGATGGGACACCGGACGCTACAAATGCTCCAGCGATACACTCACCTAGATGTGCAAATGACAAAAAAATTCAGTTTGGGCATTTCGGAAAAAATTCTGCGAGAAAAAGTTGTGCACGAATAA